One part of the Marinobacter sp. MDS2 genome encodes these proteins:
- a CDS encoding LysR family transcriptional regulator, with product MDWDYLRYIRALAIAGTFAKAGEMLGVHQTTVLRRLDQMEESLGVQFFDRNRDGLQLTATGEMAYREAERLAVDMENLERKLVGQDGAPVGKVRIAAEDAVMYELLSPVLAALVREYPDIELEVLTDNDVANLSHREADLTLRPENKPQATLEGERIAAIDSAVYGSTNYCRRNRKMDIENHPEACTWLIPDESFSHLATGKWYRKHLKNVPTVIRCNSLQSMHALARAGAGLAVLPCYLGEAAKELRRLSDPLDGESIDLWLHVNHDTQQMARVRIVMEFLVERLKALGPAIEFSNTL from the coding sequence ATGGACTGGGATTATCTTCGATATATACGGGCTCTGGCAATAGCTGGAACCTTCGCAAAAGCGGGTGAAATGCTGGGAGTGCACCAAACTACTGTTTTAAGACGACTTGATCAGATGGAAGAGTCGTTGGGTGTGCAATTTTTTGATCGTAATCGCGATGGATTACAGCTTACAGCGACGGGGGAAATGGCCTATCGAGAGGCCGAAAGGCTCGCGGTGGACATGGAAAACCTGGAGCGGAAACTGGTTGGCCAAGATGGTGCGCCGGTTGGCAAAGTCAGAATCGCTGCGGAAGATGCGGTGATGTATGAATTGCTCAGCCCGGTATTGGCGGCGCTGGTGCGGGAGTACCCGGACATTGAGCTGGAGGTTCTGACCGACAACGATGTGGCAAACCTGAGTCACCGGGAGGCTGATCTAACCTTGCGCCCGGAGAATAAGCCGCAGGCCACCCTGGAAGGTGAGCGTATTGCGGCAATCGATTCCGCCGTTTACGGCTCGACAAACTACTGCCGACGAAATCGGAAAATGGACATTGAGAACCATCCGGAGGCCTGTACCTGGTTGATTCCGGACGAGTCTTTTAGCCATTTGGCGACCGGCAAGTGGTACCGAAAGCACCTCAAGAACGTACCCACGGTGATCCGCTGCAACAGTCTGCAGTCTATGCACGCTTTGGCGCGGGCTGGGGCTGGCTTGGCGGTTTTGCCGTGTTACCTAGGAGAAGCGGCGAAGGAGTTGCGGCGTCTTTCGGATCCGCTGGACGGGGAAAGCATCGATCTTTGGCTGCACGTCAACCACGACACGCAGCAAATGGCTCGGGTCCGGATTGTGATGGAGTTTCTGGTAGAGCGGCTCAAAGCCTTGGGCCCGGCCATCGAATTCAGCAACACGCTCTGA
- a CDS encoding AMP-binding protein, translated as MTVDPQKLTSAHCLFYWAEKTPDNVYLTQPFPDGRVEDITWAQAADQVCRMVAYLTSLELPERSKIAILGKNSAHWVLADLAIWSAGYVSVPLYPTLNGDTAAYVLEHSDAQMLFLGKLDGTADGWNDIKHHIPQDLPIVSLPLAPRDDTPMWLDIVAEHAPAKPRLPAPDDLATIVYTSGSTGRPKGVMHSFRTMISVADGLQQLFQVSPTDRMLSYLPLAHVAERAAVETQSLYYGFHLYFANSLETFQEDLQRARPTLFFSVPRLWMKFYLGVNAKLPPKKQKVLFKIPVLGSLVKKKVLRQLGLDHCRVALTGAAPLSADIINWYRNLGLELLEVYGMSENFGYSHASRPGQAKVGYVGVANPGVEQRIGEGGEIEVRSPGQMLGYYKNDEKTKEDVTRDGFLKTGDMGEIDEQGYLRITGRVKDLFKTSKGKYVVPVPIENRFNHPMAEVVCVAGANQPQPCLMLLLSEEARAALDSGMDRTDLEQELAQELDSVNAECESHEKVAFLVVVKEPWSMENGMLTPTMKIKRNVIEEFYHQKMDTWFAQNRRVVWEF; from the coding sequence ATGACTGTAGATCCTCAGAAACTGACGTCAGCCCATTGTTTGTTTTATTGGGCCGAGAAAACCCCGGATAACGTATACCTGACCCAGCCCTTCCCGGATGGTCGCGTGGAGGACATCACCTGGGCTCAGGCGGCGGATCAGGTTTGTCGCATGGTGGCGTATCTGACCAGCCTGGAGCTTCCCGAGCGAAGCAAGATTGCAATTTTGGGAAAAAACAGCGCTCATTGGGTTTTGGCGGACCTGGCCATCTGGTCAGCAGGGTATGTGAGTGTGCCTTTGTACCCCACGCTTAATGGTGATACCGCTGCCTATGTGTTGGAGCATAGTGATGCGCAAATGCTGTTCTTGGGCAAGCTGGATGGCACTGCGGATGGCTGGAACGATATCAAACATCATATTCCGCAGGATTTGCCTATTGTTTCTTTGCCCCTTGCGCCCCGTGACGACACCCCGATGTGGCTTGATATAGTGGCAGAGCACGCTCCGGCCAAACCGCGATTGCCAGCCCCGGATGATCTGGCCACGATCGTATATACATCGGGCAGTACCGGTCGCCCCAAGGGTGTGATGCACAGCTTTCGAACCATGATTTCCGTGGCGGATGGACTGCAGCAGCTATTTCAGGTGTCGCCCACTGATCGAATGCTGTCCTACCTGCCGCTGGCCCACGTTGCCGAAAGAGCCGCCGTAGAAACGCAATCGCTGTATTACGGTTTCCACCTTTATTTCGCAAATTCGCTCGAAACCTTCCAAGAAGATCTGCAGCGGGCTCGGCCCACACTGTTTTTCTCGGTGCCCCGCTTGTGGATGAAATTTTACCTGGGTGTAAACGCCAAGCTTCCACCCAAGAAACAGAAAGTCTTGTTTAAAATTCCCGTTCTGGGCAGCCTGGTGAAAAAAAAGGTTCTCAGACAATTGGGGCTGGATCACTGCCGGGTAGCCCTGACAGGTGCCGCACCTTTGTCTGCGGACATCATTAACTGGTATCGGAATCTGGGGCTTGAGTTGCTGGAAGTTTATGGCATGTCGGAGAACTTTGGTTACTCCCATGCCAGCCGCCCGGGCCAGGCGAAAGTTGGTTATGTCGGTGTAGCGAATCCCGGGGTGGAACAAAGGATCGGCGAGGGCGGCGAGATTGAGGTTAGAAGCCCCGGACAGATGCTCGGTTATTACAAGAACGACGAGAAAACAAAAGAAGACGTGACCCGCGATGGCTTCCTGAAAACCGGTGACATGGGGGAGATCGACGAGCAAGGATACCTGCGTATTACCGGACGTGTGAAAGACCTGTTTAAAACCTCCAAAGGCAAATATGTGGTGCCGGTGCCGATTGAAAATCGCTTCAACCACCCTATGGCGGAAGTCGTCTGCGTGGCAGGTGCCAACCAACCCCAGCCGTGCTTGATGTTGCTGTTATCGGAGGAGGCGCGTGCAGCGCTCGATTCCGGCATGGACCGCACCGATTTGGAACAGGAGCTGGCGCAAGAGCTGGATTCGGTGAACGCTGAGTGTGAATCCCATGAAAAGGTGGCGTTCCTGGTGGTGGTGAAAGAACCCTGGAGCATGGAAAACGGCATGTTAACGCCCACCATGAAGATCAAACGCAATGTCATCGAAGAGTTTTACCACCAGAAGATGGATACCTGGTTTGCGCAAAACCGAAGGGTGGTTTGGGAGTTCTGA
- a CDS encoding ABC-F family ATPase, with protein MISTANITMQFGAKPLFENVSAKFGSGNRYGLIGANGCGKSTLMKILGGDLEPSAGQVMLEPNVRLGKLRQDQFAYEDCTVIDTVIMGHEELWHVKQERDRIYSLAEMSEEDGMAVADLEVEFAEMDGYTAESRAGELLLGLDIPLDQHNGPMSALAPGWKLRVLLAQALFSDPDVLLLDEPTNHLDINTIRWLESILVARSSTMIIISHDRHFLNSVCTHMADLDYGELRLFPGNYDEYMTAATQARERMMADNAKKKAQIAELQQFVSRFSANASKAKQATSRARQIDKIQLEEVKPSSRVSPFIRFEQEKKLHRQAVTLLGLTKGFDDGPLFENLDLQIEAGERVAIIGPNGIGKTTLLQCLAGAYEPDAGEVKWTDSAQVSYFAQDHTADFAQDDTLTDWMAQWTSGGEQLVRGTLGRMLFSGDDIGKSVKVLSGGEQGRMLFGKLILQKPNVMLLDEPTNHLDMESIEALNLALENYPGTLIFVSHDREFVSSLATRIIELKPDGITDFSGSYDDYLRSQGYL; from the coding sequence TTGATTTCCACTGCCAATATCACCATGCAATTCGGGGCTAAGCCCCTGTTTGAAAACGTTTCTGCCAAATTTGGCAGTGGTAACCGTTACGGCCTCATCGGCGCCAACGGCTGCGGCAAATCCACCCTGATGAAAATACTGGGTGGCGATCTGGAGCCTTCCGCCGGCCAGGTCATGCTGGAGCCGAACGTGCGCTTGGGTAAGCTGCGCCAGGATCAGTTTGCCTATGAAGACTGCACGGTGATCGACACCGTGATCATGGGGCATGAAGAGCTGTGGCACGTTAAACAAGAGCGTGACCGCATTTATTCATTGGCGGAAATGAGCGAAGAAGACGGCATGGCGGTGGCGGATCTGGAAGTGGAATTCGCCGAAATGGACGGCTACACCGCTGAATCTCGCGCCGGTGAACTGCTGCTGGGCCTCGATATTCCGCTGGATCAGCACAACGGGCCGATGAGTGCCTTGGCGCCCGGTTGGAAACTTCGGGTTCTGCTGGCTCAAGCACTATTTTCCGATCCGGACGTTCTGCTGCTGGACGAGCCCACTAACCACCTGGACATCAACACCATCCGTTGGTTGGAAAGCATTTTGGTGGCCCGTAGCAGCACCATGATCATCATTTCTCACGACCGTCACTTCCTGAACAGCGTGTGCACGCACATGGCGGATCTGGATTACGGCGAGCTGCGCCTGTTCCCGGGCAACTACGATGAATACATGACCGCCGCCACCCAGGCCCGCGAGCGTATGATGGCAGACAACGCCAAGAAGAAGGCTCAGATTGCTGAATTGCAGCAGTTCGTAAGCCGTTTCTCGGCCAACGCCTCGAAAGCCAAGCAAGCGACTTCCCGCGCAAGGCAGATCGATAAGATTCAGTTGGAAGAAGTGAAACCTTCTAGCCGAGTCAGTCCGTTCATCCGCTTTGAGCAGGAAAAGAAGCTACATCGCCAGGCGGTTACGTTGCTGGGCCTGACTAAAGGCTTTGATGACGGCCCACTGTTTGAAAATTTGGATTTGCAGATTGAAGCAGGCGAGCGTGTGGCCATCATCGGTCCGAACGGTATCGGTAAAACCACGTTGCTGCAGTGTCTGGCCGGTGCGTATGAGCCAGACGCCGGTGAGGTGAAGTGGACGGACAGTGCGCAGGTGAGTTATTTCGCGCAGGATCACACTGCGGATTTTGCGCAAGATGACACCCTCACCGACTGGATGGCGCAATGGACCAGCGGCGGTGAGCAGTTGGTGCGCGGTACGTTGGGGCGGATGTTGTTCTCAGGTGATGACATTGGTAAATCGGTGAAGGTGTTGTCCGGTGGTGAGCAGGGCCGGATGCTGTTTGGTAAGCTGATTCTGCAGAAGCCGAATGTGATGCTGTTGGATGAGCCAACCAACCACTTGGATATGGAGTCCATCGAGGCGTTGAACCTGGCGCTGGAGAATTATCCGGGCACGCTGATTTTCGTGAGCCACGACCGGGAGTTTGTTTCTTCCTTGGCGACTCGGATTATTGAGTTGAAGCCGGATGGGATTACGGACTTTAGTGGTAGTTACGATGATTATTTGCGGAGTCAGGGTTACCTCTGA
- a CDS encoding spermidine synthase: protein MGLLFEQIDSQPSVIGEITLRRRKIPALGERDIYEVKLGEEFLMSSMFVDAEIALSDIGLDATEGDNLSVVVGGLGLGYTAVAALKHQRVSELLVVEYLKPVIGWHQQELVPLGKEQNDDPRQRYVHGSFFDMAVADPATGGFDPEAPGKQFDAILLDIDHSPRALLHDSSASFYSIQNIRLMARQLKPRGIFAMWSNEGEDDEFMAVLNEVFEDVACHVVSFFNPFQNRESFNTVYVARKPA from the coding sequence ATGGGACTGCTTTTCGAACAAATAGACAGCCAACCCTCGGTGATCGGGGAAATCACTCTGCGCCGCCGCAAGATACCGGCGCTGGGTGAACGGGATATCTACGAAGTGAAACTGGGCGAAGAGTTTCTTATGTCCAGCATGTTCGTCGATGCCGAAATTGCGCTCTCGGATATCGGCCTCGATGCAACCGAAGGCGACAACCTCAGTGTCGTCGTCGGGGGCCTTGGACTGGGCTATACCGCCGTTGCAGCCCTCAAACACCAACGCGTATCCGAACTGCTAGTCGTCGAATACCTCAAGCCCGTGATCGGCTGGCACCAGCAAGAACTCGTGCCCCTTGGCAAAGAACAGAACGACGACCCGCGACAGCGCTACGTGCACGGCAGCTTCTTCGACATGGCCGTAGCAGATCCCGCCACCGGAGGTTTCGACCCTGAAGCGCCGGGAAAGCAATTCGATGCCATTCTGCTAGACATCGACCACTCGCCCAGAGCTCTGCTGCACGACTCCAGTGCCAGCTTCTACAGCATCCAAAATATACGCCTCATGGCTCGGCAGCTTAAGCCGCGGGGCATTTTTGCCATGTGGTCAAACGAAGGCGAAGACGACGAGTTTATGGCTGTCCTGAATGAAGTGTTCGAAGACGTAGCCTGCCACGTTGTTAGCTTCTTCAATCCCTTCCAAAACCGGGAATCCTTCAACACCGTCTACGTCGCCCGCAAGCCTGCGTGA
- a CDS encoding TSUP family transporter, with translation MSDLSVVQYILIALIFVWSGFVRSGLGFGGAVLSLPFLLLVLDEPLVFLPIISIHLLVFSSLTIWMNNRQSSTGPQDTPKSGTVDWHYLGRMLSILMVPKLIGVFGLITLPGHILSAIIFIIVGLYSVSYIVNKPFRSGSKTVDAVFLMLGGYISGTSLIGAPLIIAVAAQHLPKEKLRDTLFALWFILVLIKLGAFVWAGVDLQLIHHIWLLPAAAVGHVIGLYVHDRMLHAETSLFYRVLGTILLTVSSIGLVTVWL, from the coding sequence ATGTCTGACTTGTCGGTTGTACAGTATATTTTGATTGCGCTGATTTTCGTGTGGAGCGGCTTTGTGCGTTCCGGGTTAGGGTTTGGCGGCGCGGTACTGTCGCTGCCTTTCCTGCTGTTGGTGCTGGACGAGCCGCTGGTTTTCCTGCCGATTATCTCTATCCATTTGCTGGTGTTCTCCTCTTTAACTATCTGGATGAACAACCGGCAAAGCAGCACCGGCCCTCAGGATACGCCTAAATCCGGCACGGTAGATTGGCACTATCTGGGGCGAATGCTTTCAATTTTGATGGTACCGAAGCTTATAGGCGTATTCGGCCTGATCACCCTGCCGGGCCACATCCTCAGTGCGATCATATTCATTATTGTAGGCCTGTATTCGGTTTCGTACATCGTCAATAAGCCCTTTCGCAGCGGCAGCAAAACGGTAGATGCGGTGTTTCTCATGCTGGGGGGCTATATCAGCGGCACTTCGTTGATTGGCGCACCTTTGATTATTGCTGTAGCGGCCCAGCATCTGCCAAAAGAAAAACTGCGGGACACCTTGTTTGCTCTGTGGTTTATTCTGGTGCTGATCAAGCTGGGAGCGTTTGTGTGGGCAGGCGTTGATTTACAGTTGATTCACCACATCTGGCTACTGCCTGCGGCGGCTGTTGGTCATGTGATTGGGTTGTATGTACACGACCGAATGCTGCACGCGGAAACGTCACTGTTCTACCGGGTGCTCGGCACAATCCTGCTGACAGTAAGCAGTATTGGACTGGTTACTGTGTGGCTCTAG
- a CDS encoding dodecin, translating into MSNHHVYKKVEIVGSSKKSIEDAIENALGECGKSVRNMEWFEVIETRGHIVDGKVGHYQVVLKIGFRISDS; encoded by the coding sequence ATGTCGAATCACCACGTTTACAAGAAAGTGGAAATTGTTGGTTCCTCGAAGAAAAGCATCGAAGACGCTATCGAAAATGCGCTTGGAGAGTGCGGCAAAAGTGTCCGCAACATGGAGTGGTTTGAGGTCATTGAAACCCGGGGGCATATTGTGGACGGCAAGGTTGGTCACTATCAGGTGGTGCTGAAAATCGGATTTCGTATCTCTGACAGTTAA
- a CDS encoding DUF1415 domain-containing protein produces the protein MSETEIIGATRKWVEDVVVGYNLCPFAKRELVKDRVRFVVTEAKTEDELVQALHAELQLLEDQPDVETTLLIHPGVLQDFYAYNEFLDTADALLDYLELEGIYQIASFHPDYQFADTEAGAAENYTNRSPYPMLHLLREASLESAIDGYPDVDGIPDRNIELMNREGAEKMKALLAAFLTNSK, from the coding sequence ATGAGCGAGACTGAAATTATTGGTGCCACCCGTAAATGGGTTGAAGACGTTGTGGTTGGCTACAACCTATGTCCGTTTGCCAAGCGTGAGCTGGTGAAAGACCGGGTTCGGTTTGTTGTTACGGAAGCCAAGACCGAAGACGAACTTGTGCAGGCGCTGCATGCTGAGCTTCAACTGTTAGAAGACCAGCCGGACGTTGAAACAACGTTGTTGATTCACCCGGGCGTGTTGCAGGATTTTTATGCCTACAACGAGTTCCTGGATACCGCAGACGCTCTGTTGGATTATCTGGAACTGGAAGGCATCTATCAGATCGCCAGCTTCCATCCGGATTACCAGTTCGCCGACACCGAGGCCGGTGCGGCAGAGAATTACACGAACCGTTCTCCGTATCCTATGCTGCATTTGTTGCGGGAAGCGAGCTTGGAGTCTGCGATTGATGGCTATCCCGATGTGGATGGCATTCCCGACCGGAATATCGAACTGATGAATCGGGAAGGCGCAGAGAAAATGAAAGCGTTGCTCGCAGCTTTCCTGACAAACTCGAAATAA
- a CDS encoding Glu/Leu/Phe/Val dehydrogenase dimerization domain-containing protein, translated as MNVFSHPEFDNHEHLSFVCDAETGLKGIIAIHNTSRGAALGGCRMFPYASDEEALRDVLRLSRGMTYKSALANLDLGGGKSVIIGDPRKQKTEALLEAMGRHLESLGGQYIAAEDSGTSVPDLKVMGRQTAHVAGITTRTGFDGLPSTGDPSPVTAYGTYIGLKAAVKHKLGTDDLTGLKVAVQGIGNVGFRLARYLKEAGAELWVTDIHADNLKRAVDELGATAVASEDILTLPVDVVAPCAMGAVLNDQSIPALRAAIVAGAANNLLDRPEHDAVLKQRGILYAPDFAINAGGIIDVFYERTNGSPEQIRAHVDTIGDTLTEIFQRSDNTGRATGEIANELAEERFQKHAPGAGQTPRRLACAG; from the coding sequence ATGAACGTATTCAGCCATCCGGAGTTCGATAACCACGAACACCTGTCTTTCGTCTGCGATGCCGAAACCGGCCTTAAAGGCATTATTGCCATTCACAATACCTCACGGGGAGCCGCGCTTGGCGGTTGCCGAATGTTCCCTTACGCCAGTGACGAAGAAGCGCTCAGAGATGTCCTTCGCTTATCGAGAGGCATGACCTATAAATCAGCGCTGGCCAATCTGGATCTCGGCGGCGGCAAGTCGGTGATCATCGGCGACCCGCGCAAACAGAAAACCGAAGCCTTACTCGAAGCCATGGGCCGGCACCTGGAAAGCCTTGGCGGCCAGTACATTGCCGCTGAAGATTCCGGTACCAGCGTGCCCGATCTGAAAGTAATGGGTCGCCAGACTGCCCATGTGGCCGGCATAACGACCCGCACCGGTTTTGATGGCCTGCCCAGCACGGGCGATCCTTCACCGGTAACGGCTTACGGAACCTACATTGGGCTCAAGGCGGCCGTAAAGCACAAGCTCGGTACGGATGACCTGACCGGTTTGAAAGTGGCCGTTCAGGGCATCGGCAATGTCGGCTTCCGCCTGGCCCGGTATCTGAAAGAAGCCGGTGCCGAACTGTGGGTCACCGACATTCACGCCGACAATCTCAAACGAGCGGTGGATGAATTGGGCGCAACAGCCGTTGCGTCCGAGGATATCCTGACCCTACCGGTTGATGTTGTCGCCCCCTGCGCCATGGGGGCCGTGCTGAATGACCAGAGCATTCCCGCACTCCGTGCCGCCATCGTGGCCGGTGCCGCCAACAATCTCCTGGACCGTCCCGAACACGACGCTGTCCTGAAACAACGCGGCATTCTCTATGCCCCGGACTTCGCGATCAACGCCGGCGGCATCATCGATGTGTTTTACGAGCGTACGAACGGCTCTCCCGAGCAAATCCGTGCTCATGTAGACACTATCGGCGACACCCTGACCGAGATATTCCAGCGCTCAGATAATACCGGCCGCGCGACCGGTGAGATCGCCAACGAACTGGCAGAAGAGCGTTTCCAAAAACATGCTCCGGGTGCCGGGCAAACGCCCAGGCGACTGGCTTGCGCCGGGTGA
- a CDS encoding sodium-dependent transporter: protein MSVTSSGSATYTEALEGSNAKRGLWSSRLAFILAATGSAVGLGNIWKFPYVTGENGGGAFVLVYLACIAVVGIPIMMAEVMIGRRGGRSPVNSIRLITERDKLNPAWKLVGAIGVLAGFLILSFYSVIGGWAISYVGTTASGQLAGQSADAVGAIFSGLLSTPSTLLLWHTVFMALVMLVVARGVRSGLERAVSILMPALFVLLLLVVGYAMTTGHFGQAATFLFQPDFSKLTTSGVLVALGHAFFTLSLGMAVMMAYGSYLPKNISIAKTSVTVSVVDTGVALLAGMAIFPIVFANGLEPGAGPGLIFQTLPLAFGQMPMGSLFGTLFFVLLVFAAWTSGISLLEPIVEWLEEQKGMNRAISTLAAGGVCWALGIASVLSLNLWADVAPLGFIPMLEGKTIFDLLDFFTANILLPLGGLLVALFAGWVMSRQAMENELSLSPGMFNLWFVTVRFITPVAVAIVFIYNLM, encoded by the coding sequence ATGTCTGTCACTTCATCCGGCTCCGCGACCTACACGGAAGCCCTTGAGGGCTCCAATGCGAAACGGGGACTCTGGTCCTCACGGCTCGCCTTTATTCTGGCTGCCACCGGTTCCGCCGTTGGCCTCGGTAACATCTGGAAGTTCCCTTACGTTACCGGCGAAAACGGGGGTGGTGCCTTTGTGTTGGTTTACCTTGCCTGTATCGCCGTAGTGGGCATCCCTATCATGATGGCCGAAGTGATGATTGGCCGCCGGGGTGGTCGTAGCCCGGTCAACAGCATCCGGCTGATCACCGAGCGCGACAAGCTGAACCCGGCCTGGAAACTGGTGGGTGCCATCGGCGTTCTCGCAGGATTTCTGATTCTGTCGTTCTATTCAGTAATTGGTGGCTGGGCCATCTCTTACGTGGGCACCACCGCCAGCGGACAACTCGCCGGGCAATCTGCAGACGCCGTGGGCGCCATCTTCTCAGGATTGCTGAGCACCCCTTCTACCCTGCTGCTTTGGCACACCGTGTTCATGGCCTTGGTGATGCTGGTCGTGGCCCGGGGCGTTCGCTCGGGTCTTGAGCGGGCCGTCAGTATCCTGATGCCTGCGCTGTTTGTACTGCTTCTGTTGGTTGTCGGCTACGCCATGACCACCGGCCACTTCGGTCAAGCCGCTACGTTCCTGTTCCAGCCGGACTTCTCCAAGCTGACCACGTCGGGCGTACTGGTGGCCCTTGGCCATGCATTCTTTACGTTGAGTCTAGGCATGGCGGTCATGATGGCCTACGGTTCCTACCTGCCCAAGAATATTTCCATCGCCAAAACATCCGTTACTGTCTCGGTGGTCGATACCGGCGTGGCACTGCTGGCCGGCATGGCGATTTTCCCGATCGTCTTTGCGAATGGACTGGAGCCGGGCGCGGGTCCTGGACTGATTTTCCAGACTCTGCCACTGGCCTTTGGTCAGATGCCGATGGGCTCGTTGTTCGGCACTCTGTTCTTCGTGTTGTTGGTGTTCGCGGCCTGGACATCGGGCATCTCGCTACTGGAACCCATCGTGGAATGGCTGGAAGAGCAGAAAGGTATGAACCGTGCCATCAGCACCCTGGCCGCCGGTGGCGTGTGCTGGGCACTGGGTATTGCGTCGGTATTGTCCCTGAACCTGTGGGCGGACGTGGCACCGCTGGGATTCATTCCGATGCTGGAAGGCAAAACCATCTTTGACCTGCTGGACTTCTTTACCGCCAACATTCTGCTGCCACTGGGCGGCCTGTTGGTTGCACTGTTTGCCGGTTGGGTGATGTCTCGTCAGGCTATGGAAAACGAACTTTCGCTGTCACCGGGCATGTTCAACCTGTGGTTTGTCACTGTCCGGTTTATCACGCCGGTCGCTGTGGCTATCGTGTTTATCTACAACCTGATGTAA
- a CDS encoding DUF2059 domain-containing protein, producing MTLNTLMKPLLVAGLLVSSLVQAAPSAQQVLEASPVDDIVVQYPAMMGQGIRDGLKQQAQVPPMVADTIAYVVQNSFRPEEIKRKIASNLDASLSDEQLAKVHEWYQKPVAKKIARAEVAASAPAIWPQIRKKAPELNKLNKGTDREARFDRFDRAARASESAVDTAIALQMGLSSALAAVRGEPADPEATRQQLEAQRPALQAVVGKQVYDSYLYTYQKITPKEMELYLEFLESDAGQQFTRVVAESVQQAVTEPIENIGNQLARFRNLGKENAQ from the coding sequence ATGACATTGAACACCTTGATGAAACCTCTTTTAGTGGCCGGGCTGCTGGTGAGCAGTCTGGTACAAGCCGCACCAAGCGCCCAGCAGGTGCTGGAAGCTTCGCCCGTGGACGACATCGTTGTGCAGTATCCGGCGATGATGGGGCAGGGCATACGGGATGGTCTTAAACAACAAGCACAGGTGCCACCGATGGTGGCGGACACCATTGCGTATGTGGTGCAGAACAGCTTTCGCCCCGAAGAGATCAAACGGAAAATCGCCTCGAACCTCGATGCATCTTTAAGCGATGAACAGCTGGCGAAGGTGCACGAGTGGTACCAGAAGCCGGTGGCGAAAAAAATCGCACGGGCTGAAGTCGCCGCCTCGGCTCCGGCTATCTGGCCGCAAATTCGCAAGAAAGCACCGGAGTTGAACAAGCTCAACAAGGGCACCGACCGGGAAGCACGCTTCGATCGCTTTGATCGCGCTGCCCGTGCCTCCGAAAGTGCCGTCGATACCGCTATTGCGCTCCAGATGGGTTTATCTTCAGCGCTGGCCGCGGTGCGGGGTGAGCCAGCGGACCCGGAAGCAACGCGCCAGCAATTAGAGGCACAGCGCCCAGCATTGCAAGCTGTTGTGGGCAAACAAGTTTACGACAGCTATTTATACACCTACCAAAAAATCACTCCGAAAGAGATGGAGTTGTATCTGGAGTTTCTGGAAAGTGATGCCGGTCAGCAGTTCACCAGGGTGGTGGCAGAGAGTGTTCAGCAGGCCGTGACGGAGCCGATTGAGAATATTGGCAACCAACTGGCAAGGTTCAGGAATCTCGGGAAAGAAAACGCTCAGTGA
- a CDS encoding peptidylprolyl isomerase — protein sequence MAQATARHILVDSEAKCEELKKAIEGGQDFAEVAKQHSSCPSGRNGGDLGSFGPGQMVPEFDKAVFSGEVNTVLGPIQTQFGYHLLEVTSRS from the coding sequence ATGGCACAAGCAACTGCACGCCACATTCTGGTAGACAGCGAAGCAAAATGTGAAGAACTGAAGAAAGCCATCGAAGGCGGTCAGGATTTCGCGGAAGTTGCCAAGCAGCACTCTTCCTGCCCATCAGGCCGCAACGGCGGCGATCTGGGTTCTTTCGGCCCGGGCCAGATGGTTCCCGAGTTTGACAAGGCTGTATTCAGCGGCGAAGTGAACACCGTTCTTGGCCCAATCCAGACTCAGTTCGGCTACCACCTTCTGGAAGTGACTTCCCGCAGCTGA